A genomic window from Punica granatum isolate Tunisia-2019 chromosome 2, ASM765513v2, whole genome shotgun sequence includes:
- the LOC116196816 gene encoding polygalacturonase At1g48100 produces MSTAYQKKLAFVFLITIVVFSASFSTCYCREGRHWRQSKTHQPSGVEKSGKTGHSHSRHHHQHYRRVRPGWNGEDSLGTYDTAATLMDSKAGSTSTTFNVLDYGAKGDGKADDTKAFQAAWAAACKVAASTLEVPSGSVFLVKPISFSGPNCEADIVFQLDGKIIAPTTSSDWGSGLLQWIEFTKLKKITIRGKGIVDGHGSVWWNDMTDEVTTEESDLETSMADNSTATTNDTMSSELSKMPSTKPTAVRFYGSSDVTVTGITIQNSQQTHLKFDACTNVQVSGITISSPGDSPNTDGIHLQNSQDVVIYNADLACGDDCVSVQTGCSNIYIHDVNCGPGHGISIGGLGKDNTKACVSNITVRDTTMHGTLTGVRIKTWQGGSGSVQNIMFSNIQVSEVKTPIMIDQYYCDKAKCKNQTSAVALSGINYMNIRGTYTSQPVHFACSDSLPCVGVSLTTIELKSVQESNHLYGPFCWETYGELKTSTDPPIDCLQEGKPSSFPSQLDSC; encoded by the exons ATGAGTACGGCTTACCAAAAGAAGCTCGCGTTTGTGTTTCTTATCACCATTGTCGTTTTCTCTGCGAGTTTCAGTACTTGCTACTGCAGAGAAGGCAGGCACTGGAGACAAAGTAAGACTCACCAGCCATCTGGGGTCGAGAAGAGTGGGAAAACAGGGCATTCTCACAGCAGACACCACCACCAGCACTACCGCCGCGTTAGGCCAGGGTGGAATGGAGAGGACTCCTTGGGGACCTATGACACTGCTGCCACCCTAATGGATAGCAAAGCTGGTTCTACTTCTACCACCTTCAATGTGTTGGACTATGGTGCTAAAGGTGACGGGAAGGCAGATGATACCAAG GCATTTCAAGCAGCATGGGCAGCAGCTTGCAAAGTGGCAGCATCAACACTTGAAGTCCCCTCTGGGTCCGTATTTCTCGTCAAGCCCATCTCTTTCTCGGGCCCTAACTGTGAAGCAGACATTGTTTTCCAG CTTGATGGCAAGATAATTGCTCCTACAACCTCATCTGATTGGGGATCAGGCCTCCTGCAATGGATTGAGTTCACAAAGCTAAAAAAGATAACCATCAGAGGGAAGGGTATCGTCGATGGACACGGCTCTGTGTGGTGGAATGACATGACCGATGAGGTTACAACAGAGGAATCAGATTTAGAAACCTCCATGGCCGATAATTCAACTGCTACTACCAATGATACA ATGAGCTCTGAGCTGAGCAAAATGCCAAGTACCAAACCCACT GCAGTCCGGTTTTACGGTAGTAGTGATGTAACAGTCACCGGCATAACTATACAGAACAGCCAACAGACCCACCTGAAGTTCGACGCCTGTACAAATGTTCAGGTCTCTGGCATCACTATTTCTTCCCCAGGAGACAGCCCCAACACGGATGGGATCCACCTGCAGAATTCCCAGGATGTGGTCATTTACAATGCCGATCTTGCTTGTG GAGATGACTGTGTCTCTGTACAAACTGGATGCTcaaacatatacatacatgatgTGAATTGTGGACCAGGACATGGCATAAGTATTGGCGGCCTTGGGAAAGACAATACCAAAGCTTGTGTCTCAAACATCACTGTCCGAGACACCACGATGCATGGCACGTTAACTGGGGTCAGAATAAAGACATGGCAG GGAGGCTCAGGTTCCGTGCAAAACATCATGTTCTCCAACATCCAAGTTTCAGAGGTTAAGACACCCATAATGATAGATCAATACTACTGTGACAAAGCAAAGTGCAAAAATCAAACATCTGCCGTGGCACTGTCGGGGATTAACTACATGAATATAAGGGGAACTTACACATCACAGCCCGTACACTTTGCATGCAGTGATAGTTTGCCTTGCGTTGGGGTGTCCCTAACAACCATAGAACTGAAATCTGTTCAAGAAAGCAACCACTTGTATGGTCCCTTCTGCTGGGAGACCTATGGAGAGTTGAAAACCTCCACCGACCCACCAATTGACTGTTTGCAGGAAGGCAAGCCATCAAGCTTCCCGTCTCAGCTAGATTCCTGCTGA